GCGCATTCATCCGCCGCGCCTGGAAATCGCCGCAATAGGAGACCGAGGAAATCTCGCGATAGGTGCCCTGTCCGGGCAGCCAGACTTCAAGGTCATGGGTGCGCCGCGCGCCGAAGCCCGTGTCTCCGGTGCAGAGCGTCATCGTGCGGTAGGGCAGGCCTAGCCGCTCGAGGATGCCCTGGGCACAGCCGGTCATCCGCTCGAGTTCGTCAAGTCCCTGCTCGGGATGCACGATCGACACCATCTCGACCTTCTCGAACTGGTGCTGGCGCAGCATGCCCGCGGTGTCGCGCCCGGCGGATCCGGCCTCGGAGCGGAAGCAGAGCGAATGCGCGGTCAGCCGGCGCGGCAGGTCGGCCTCTTCCAGCAGGGTGTCGTTGACGGTGTTGGTCAGCGTCACTTCCGAGGTCGGGATCAACCACCAGCCCTCGCGGGTCTGATAGCTGTCCTCGCCGAATTTCGGCAGCTGGCCGGTGCCGTACATCATCTCTTCGCGGACCAGCACCGGCGCGTTGACCTCGGTCAGCCCGTTCTCGGTGACATGGGTGTCCAGCATGAACTGCGCCAGAGCCCGGTGGATGCGCGCCACGGCCCCCTTCAGCACCACGAAGCGCGCGCCCGACAGCTTGGCCGCGGTCTCGAAATCCATGCCCGCGGCGACGCCCGGCAGCTGGTAATGCTCTTTCGCGGCAAAGCCCGGGTCGGGCGGGGTGCCCCAGCGGTGACGCTCGACATTGTCGGCCTCGTCGGCGCCGTCGGGCACGTCGGCCAGCGGCAGGTTCGGCAGGCTCATCAGCATGTCCTGAAGACGCCTGTCCTCGGCCTTGGCCTCTTCGTCGAGCCGGGCGATCTCGTCCTTCTTCTCGGCCACCAGCGCGCGCAGGCGCTCGAATTCGGCCTCGTCGCCCCGGGCCTTGGCGGCGCCGACCTCCTTCGAGGCAGCGTTGCGCGCGGCCTGGGCCTCTTCGGCGGCGGTGATCTTCGCGCGGCGGGCCTCGTCGAGCGCAAGGATCGCGGGCGAGACCGGCGCCAGCCCGCGGCGCGCCATGGCGGCGTCGAAAGCGTCGGGTGTCTCGCGGATGGCGCGGATGTCGTGCATGTCTTGTCCTCGGGTGGTCTGGGTCTCTGTCTTGGGGCGGTTATGCCCGATCCTGAGGGGCGACGTAAGAGGCCGGATCGGCGCGCCACCTGGCGCATTCCCGGTCGAATGCTGTCTGGCTCAGGGCCTCGGACGGCCAGTGAGGCGGTCGTATGATCGGCCCGATTAGGACGACTGTTCCATCACCGAAGCAGCGTTCGAGATCGAGGGTCCCGATATGATGTGCGCCGAGGATGCAATCGCGGAAGGCGAGCCCCTGATGGATCGTCGCTGGACGTGGAGGGGGGCCAGTTCGGGCTGTCCTGAAGCCGAAGTCGGTATCGCGTTGGCTTTCAAAGCCAATTATGATCGCGTTTTTCCAAGTGGCTTCTGCAAAGTTCGCACCGAGCGCCCACCTATCGGGTCCCCTCACTCCCGAGAAGGCGACGACACTGTCTTCCATTTGTGCTTGCGAAAAGTTCGCCCCGATTTGTGTCTTCGGAGAAAAGAGGAAGCGGCTTCGATTGAAGATGGCCTGCGACAGATTGGCGTTTTCGAACACGGCTCCTTCGAAGATGCTCTCATAGCCCTGAACCCTTTTCATGTTGGCAGACGTGAAATTGCAGTCGCGAAATCGGGACCGGTAGAGGAATGCATCGTTCAGATTGGACCCGGCGAACGCGGCGTGGGAAAAATCTGCGCCACTCAGATCGCATTTCGCGAGATTGCATCTGCTCAGTGAAAGACGGTAGCGGGCAGCGGTTTCAAGGCGACGACGGGATTCCGCCCGCCGTCCCAGCACGGTCAACGCGGTCTGGACATCGGTCAGGTCTGTCAGTTCGGAAAGGGAAGTCTTCGCCGCGTCCGTGTCCTCCGAGCGGGACAGAGGCTGCGATGATGGCGGTCTATGTGAATTCTCGCAGATATAGGCGCAGAGGATCTCCATCACGTTCACATGGTCGCGGTCGCTGTCCCGGCTGATCCGTTCCAGCGCGTAGATCGCGCCGATGCGGACCTCGATATTGGGTTCGGTCGTCTCTTCGATCTCGGTCGTGCCATCCGGGTGCGTGATCCGCCGCTTTACGGTCTTTTCCGCCCCCAGCCCCCCGACCGCCTTGTTCAGACGGTCGGTGATAAGCCCCTGTTCGGCCACCTCCACCTGCTTTTGCGCGACGATCGAGCGCCAGACCAGAAACGGAACCCCGATGAGGCCCGCGAGCACGAGGCCGATATTTCGTATTGCCTCGGATCGGCGTTCAGCGGGGGCGAAGTCGCCCAGTCCGACAAGGGCCATGATGAAGGCGAGGAGGGTTCCGGCGATGAGAGCCAGCGCCAGCGCCGAGACCGCAAGACCAATGATCCGTCCGAACCGCCGTGCCGCTGTGAAATCGGGCGATCTGTTATAGCCCAGCCAGTCAATCAGATCCGGGCGCTTGTCGGGCATAGGACACTCCGTTTCCTTGAAGCGCAGACTGCCCCGAACCGCCGCTGCTGGGAACCGGTTTCACCGGGGCCTATTGACCCGCCAGAAAGGCCGCGCCGGGGCGGGCGGCGATCGAGCGGATCCCGCCCGCGCCACGCAATGCGGCCGAGATCACGCCGACCACCTGCCAGCCCCGGCCCGCGCGCTGCAGGACCGGGGCGCCCGAAAGGCCTTTGGTCACCGGGCAGCTGAGCCCGGCCATGCCGGGGCTCTGGACCAGCACGCGGCAGTCGCGGACCCGGCTGAGCGCGTTCGGGCGGTCGCGGCGATAGCCGATCACGGTGACCTCGGGGCCGATGCGCTCGGGCAGGGCCAGCGCAAGCGGCGCGATGCCGGTGATCGGCGTCTCGAGCAGAAGGATCGCCACATCGCTGCGCAAGCTACGGGAATCCGGTTTCTTTCCGGGATGAAAGCCGGGGTTCGGCCGGAGCGCTCGGGCGGTGCGGTGGGCGGCATAGCTGCCCTTGTACCAGCCTGCGAGGAAATGCACCTGTCCGGGCTGGGCCCGCGCGCCGCCGCGCAGCGCGTAAAGGCAATGAGCCGCGGTCAGCACCCGGTCGGGCGCGATCAGCGTGCCGGTGCAGAACCCGCCGGTATCGAACCCCGCCACGTTGACCCGGCCAATGGCGCGCCAGGCGCGGTGCTGGGCCTCGGCCAGCGGCTCGGCCCGGTCGCGGGTGCCGGCGGCGTGGGCGGCGGGCAGGGTCGCTGCCCCCAGCGCGACGGCAAGGGCGAGGCTCAGTGCGGCAGGCGGGCGGCTCGAAGGTCGCATGGCCCTTGATATGCCCTGATCGGGACGCCATTTGAAGCCCCGGCGCAGCGCCTTGCCAAGCAGAAGACCCACGGATAGGGTGCGCCGCGACTGAAAACGGGGCGGCCCGTCTGCCCTTCGAACACGGGGACTTCCACATGTTTGCAACGCCAGCCTTCGCGCAAGCGGCCGGCGGGGGCGCCGCCGGCGCCTTCGGCTCTTTTCTTCCGCTGATCCTGATCTTCGCGATCATGTATTTCCTGCTGATCCGCCCTCAGCAGAAGAAGGCGAAGCAGCACAAGGCGATGGTGGACGCGCTGCGGCGCGGCGACCAGATCGTGACCCAGGGCGGCATCATCGGCAAGGTCTCGAAGGTCAAGGATGACGCCGAGGTCGAGATCGAGGTCGCCGAGAACGTCAAGATCCGTGTCGTGCGTCAGACCATCTCTCAGGTGCTCAACAAGACCGAGCCGGCGGAAAAGGCCTGATCGCCGATGCTTGATTTCGCGCTTTGGAAGCGGGTCGCGATCTGGGGGGTGGTTCTGCTGGGGCTGCTCTTTGCCGCGCCCAACATGTTCTATTCCCGGGTCGAGGGGCATAACGATGCCCTGAAGGCCATAGAAACCCAGGGCGCGACCCCTGAACTGATCGCCAAGCGCGACGGCTGGCCCGGATGGCTGCCCTCGGGCCTGGTCAATCTCGGCCTCGACCTGCGCGGCGGTGCCCATCTGCTTGCCGAGGTGCAGGTCGAGGATGTCTATGCCGACCGCATGGATGCGCTCTGGCCCGATGTGCGCGACGCGCTGCGCGAGGTCCGCGACCGGGTCGGCCCGATCCGCCGGATCGACGGCACGCCCGGCACGCTGCAGGTCCGTCTGGGCGAGCCCGCGGGCATGCCCGCCGCGCTCGAGGCGGTCCGCGGCCTGGCCCGGCCCATCGTCAGCCTGACCGGCGTCGGGGCGTCGGATATCGACGTCTCGGGCGAGGGCGCGGTCCTGACCGTGCAGCTTTCCGAGCCCGAGAAGCAGGCCACCATCGACCGCACCCTGCGCCAGTCGCTGGAAATCGTCCGCCGCCGGATCGACGAGGTCGGCACCCGCGAGCCGACGATCCAGCGCCAGGGCGAGGACCGGATCCTGATCGAGGTGCCCGGGATCGGCTCGGCCGACGAGCTGAAGGCGCTGATCGGCACCACCGCGCGGCTGACCTTCAACCCGGTCGTCTCGCGCACCAGCAATCCCAACGAGGCGCCAGGGGCGAGCAACGAGCTTCTGCCCTCGATGGACGAGCCGGGCACCTATTACATCATCGAGAAGACGCCGGTCGTCTCGGGCGAGGAGCTGACCGATTCACAGCCCGCCTTCGACCAGAATGGCGAGCCCTCGGTCACCTTCCGCTTCAACCCTTCGGGCGCGCGCAAGTTCGGCCAGTATACCGCCGAACATGTCGGCTCGCCCTTCGCCATCGTGCTTGATGACGAGGTGATCTCGGCCCCGGTGATCCGAGAGGCGATCCCGTCGGGCTCGGGCCAGATCACCGGCAATTTCACGGTCGAGGAATCGACCCAGCTTGCCGTTCTGTTGCGCGCGGGCGCGCTTCCGGCCGAACTGACCTTCCTCGAGGAACGCACCATCGGCCCGCAGCTCGGCGCCGACTCGATCGAGGCGGGCAAGATCGCCTCGGCCGCGGCCTTCCTTCTGGTCCTGCTGTTCATGTGGGCCAGCTACGGGCTGTTCGGGCTTTTCGCCAATGTCGCGCTGATCGTGAATATCGGGCTGATCTTCGGGCTCCTGTCGATGATCGGGGCGACGCTGACCCTGCCCGGCATCGCCGGGATCGTGCTGACCATCGGCATGGCGGTCGATGCCAACGTGCTGGTCTTCGAGCGTATCCGCGAGGAGCTCAAGACCGCCAAGGGCCCGGCCCGGGCCATCGAGCTGGGCTATCAGAGGGCGCTGTCGGCGATTCTCGACGCCAACATCACCACCTTCCTGACGGCGGTGATCCTGTTCGTCATGGGCTCCGGCCCGGTGCGCGGCTTCGCGGTGACGCTGGCCATCGGCATCGTCACTTCGGTCTTCGTCGCGATCTATGTCACGCGGATGATGATCGTGATGTGGATGGCCCGCCGTCGCCCCAAGTCCATCGTGCTGTAAGGGAAGATCCATGCGCCTGAAACTCGTTCCCTCCAATACCAGCTGGGACTTCTTCAAGTTCTCGCATATCTCGCTCGGTGCCTCGGCCTTGGCGATGGTGGTCTCGATCGTGCTGGTCTTCACCATGGGGCTCAATTTCGGCATCGACTTCAAGGGCGGCACCACGATCCGCACCGAAAGCAGCCAGCCGGTCGATGTCGGCGCCTATCGCCAGGCGATCTCGGCGCTCGATCTGGGCGATGTGTCGATCACCGAGGTATTTGATCCGAGCTTCGGCCCCGGGAAGAACGTGGCCCAGATCCGGATCCAGGCCCAGGGCGATGCCGAAAGCGTCACCCCCGAAACCATCGCCGCGCTCGAACAGGCGCTGAGCGCGGTCGATCCCTCGATCACCTTCCCCTCGGTCGAGAGCGTGGGGCCGAAGGTCTCGGGCGAGCTGGTGACCTCGGCGGCGATCGCGGTCAGCCTCTCGATCCTCGCCATGCTGGTCTATATCTGGTTGCGTTTCGAATGGCAGTTTGGGCTCGGCGCCGTGGTCGCGCTGATCCATGACGTCACCCTCACCATGGGCATCTTCGCCGGTCTGCAGCTCAAATTCGATCTCGCGATCATCGCGGCGCTGCTGACCATCGTCGGCTATTCGGTCAACGACACCGTCGTGGTGTTCGACCGGGTCCGCGAGAACCTGCGCAAGTTCAAGAAGATGGCCCTGAAGGACGTGCTGAACCTCTCGATCAACGAGACGCTTTCGCGCACCACGATGACCTCCTTCACCACGCTGCTGGCCCTGATTGCGCTGATCGTCCTGGGCGGCGACGTGATCCGCGGCTTCGTCTTCGCGATGACCTGGGGCATCATCGTCGGGACCTATTCCTCGATCTTCGTGGCCGCGAACATCCTGCTCATGCTGGGTGTCAAGCGCGACTGGTCGAAGGAAGGCGATGGCGGCGCGGGCACCCAGTTCGCCAACGCCGAGCGCTGAGCCCCGCGGCGGCGCGATCGCGATGACAGCCGGAATTCCCGGGCGCCCGGCGGTTTTCCCCGCCCGGCGCCCGGTCT
The genomic region above belongs to Rhodovulum sulfidophilum DSM 1374 and contains:
- a CDS encoding pentapeptide repeat-containing protein, with product MPDKRPDLIDWLGYNRSPDFTAARRFGRIIGLAVSALALALIAGTLLAFIMALVGLGDFAPAERRSEAIRNIGLVLAGLIGVPFLVWRSIVAQKQVEVAEQGLITDRLNKAVGGLGAEKTVKRRITHPDGTTEIEETTEPNIEVRIGAIYALERISRDSDRDHVNVMEILCAYICENSHRPPSSQPLSRSEDTDAAKTSLSELTDLTDVQTALTVLGRRAESRRRLETAARYRLSLSRCNLAKCDLSGADFSHAAFAGSNLNDAFLYRSRFRDCNFTSANMKRVQGYESIFEGAVFENANLSQAIFNRSRFLFSPKTQIGANFSQAQMEDSVVAFSGVRGPDRWALGANFAEATWKNAIIIGFESQRDTDFGFRTARTGPPPRPATIHQGLAFRDCILGAHHIGTLDLERCFGDGTVVLIGPIIRPPHWPSEALSQTAFDRECARWRADPASYVAPQDRA
- the serS gene encoding serine--tRNA ligase, which codes for MHDIRAIRETPDAFDAAMARRGLAPVSPAILALDEARRAKITAAEEAQAARNAASKEVGAAKARGDEAEFERLRALVAEKKDEIARLDEEAKAEDRRLQDMLMSLPNLPLADVPDGADEADNVERHRWGTPPDPGFAAKEHYQLPGVAAGMDFETAAKLSGARFVVLKGAVARIHRALAQFMLDTHVTENGLTEVNAPVLVREEMMYGTGQLPKFGEDSYQTREGWWLIPTSEVTLTNTVNDTLLEEADLPRRLTAHSLCFRSEAGSAGRDTAGMLRQHQFEKVEMVSIVHPEQGLDELERMTGCAQGILERLGLPYRTMTLCTGDTGFGARRTHDLEVWLPGQGTYREISSVSYCGDFQARRMNARFRPVGGGKPAYVHTLNGSGLAVGRCLIAVLENGQREDGSVALPEALAPWLGGKTLLTVEGELA
- the secF gene encoding protein translocase subunit SecF — translated: MRLKLVPSNTSWDFFKFSHISLGASALAMVVSIVLVFTMGLNFGIDFKGGTTIRTESSQPVDVGAYRQAISALDLGDVSITEVFDPSFGPGKNVAQIRIQAQGDAESVTPETIAALEQALSAVDPSITFPSVESVGPKVSGELVTSAAIAVSLSILAMLVYIWLRFEWQFGLGAVVALIHDVTLTMGIFAGLQLKFDLAIIAALLTIVGYSVNDTVVVFDRVRENLRKFKKMALKDVLNLSINETLSRTTMTSFTTLLALIALIVLGGDVIRGFVFAMTWGIIVGTYSSIFVAANILLMLGVKRDWSKEGDGGAGTQFANAER
- a CDS encoding trypsin-like serine peptidase, with amino-acid sequence MGLLLGKALRRGFKWRPDQGISRAMRPSSRPPAALSLALAVALGAATLPAAHAAGTRDRAEPLAEAQHRAWRAIGRVNVAGFDTGGFCTGTLIAPDRVLTAAHCLYALRGGARAQPGQVHFLAGWYKGSYAAHRTARALRPNPGFHPGKKPDSRSLRSDVAILLLETPITGIAPLALALPERIGPEVTVIGYRRDRPNALSRVRDCRVLVQSPGMAGLSCPVTKGLSGAPVLQRAGRGWQVVGVISAALRGAGGIRSIAARPGAAFLAGQ
- the yajC gene encoding preprotein translocase subunit YajC, which translates into the protein MFATPAFAQAAGGGAAGAFGSFLPLILIFAIMYFLLIRPQQKKAKQHKAMVDALRRGDQIVTQGGIIGKVSKVKDDAEVEIEVAENVKIRVVRQTISQVLNKTEPAEKA
- the secD gene encoding protein translocase subunit SecD, which codes for MLDFALWKRVAIWGVVLLGLLFAAPNMFYSRVEGHNDALKAIETQGATPELIAKRDGWPGWLPSGLVNLGLDLRGGAHLLAEVQVEDVYADRMDALWPDVRDALREVRDRVGPIRRIDGTPGTLQVRLGEPAGMPAALEAVRGLARPIVSLTGVGASDIDVSGEGAVLTVQLSEPEKQATIDRTLRQSLEIVRRRIDEVGTREPTIQRQGEDRILIEVPGIGSADELKALIGTTARLTFNPVVSRTSNPNEAPGASNELLPSMDEPGTYYIIEKTPVVSGEELTDSQPAFDQNGEPSVTFRFNPSGARKFGQYTAEHVGSPFAIVLDDEVISAPVIREAIPSGSGQITGNFTVEESTQLAVLLRAGALPAELTFLEERTIGPQLGADSIEAGKIASAAAFLLVLLFMWASYGLFGLFANVALIVNIGLIFGLLSMIGATLTLPGIAGIVLTIGMAVDANVLVFERIREELKTAKGPARAIELGYQRALSAILDANITTFLTAVILFVMGSGPVRGFAVTLAIGIVTSVFVAIYVTRMMIVMWMARRRPKSIVL